CAGTAGTAAGTAGTCAGTGATTAGGTTTCAGTTCGTAGAATATAGAGCCTAGAACTTAAATGAGTCATCCTCGACCTTAAGGGAGGGGATCCATACTGTTCTAGAAGGACTACATTCATTTTCATTCCTCAGTCATAACATAAGTATCAGATGACAATGAGAATGTAGTTTTTTTAGGGGCTATTTGATGCAACAAGTTGTAAAACACCCGCTATATTTGTATATATAGGCAAAACATTGCGTTACGTAGAGAAGCCGCAAAAATATTTTTGCCCGTAGCTCAAAGCGTAGCGACCTCACAGGGGCAAAGCCCCGACATTAAACCTTTCAAGGAGTCCAAATGGCATTTAATCAGTTAGACAAACCGCAGGCAGGCGAAACTATCGCCATCATGAAGACCAATCTCGGCACGATGAAGCTTCGTCTTTTCGAAGAAATCGTCGGCGAATGCGCAACGAACTTCATTGAACTTGCCAAGCAGGGCAAGTACGACGGCGCTCCGTTCCACCGCATTATCAAGGACTTCATGATCCAGGGTGGCGACTTCACTCGCAAAAACGGTACCGGCGGACACGCAGCACAGGGCCCGGGTTCCACCATCGGCGACAAGTACGACAGCCGCCTCACCCACGTCCGTGGCGCACTCAGCTGGGCAAAGACAGCTATGCCGCACAGCATCGGCAGCCAGTTCTTCATCGTTCATGGCAACAACGTGCACTTCCTCGACCACGACCAATGCGGCCCGGGCCCGGCTGACGGTTACTCCGTGTTCGGCCAGCTCTACGAAGGCTTCGAAGTCCTCGATGAAATCGCCGGCGTGCAGACCGACCGCATGGACCGCCCGTATGAAGACGTGATTATCGAAAGCGTCACAATTGAAAAGGCGTAGTGAGTGGTTAGTGGTTAGTGGTTGGTGGTTAGGTTTTAAATTAAAAATGAATAATTAAGAATTAAAAAACGAATTATATTTTTAATCTTTCATTTTTAACTTTTCATTTTATAATCCTGTTTACTAGCCACTGTTTACTAACCACTTTAGAAAAAAAAATGATTTTTTTTCTAATTAGCTCTTGACACGTGCATCTATTCATTCTATATTTGTGCGCGTCCTCGGGGTTATAGCTCAGTTGGTAGAGCGCCTGCATGGCATGCAGGAGGTCAGGAGTTCGACTCTCCTTAGCTCCACTAGAAAAGACTCGCTACAAAGCGGGTCTTTTTCTTTTTCTCGCTTATAAAACCATAACCGACCATAGCAAAAGCATAGCACACCATTTGGATAAAAAATCCATCCAATAAAAAATTTTCACCGTTACTACAAAATAATATTTTTGTATTTTATTTAACATTATGGCCAGGCTCACAAAAATCACATCCGTTTTGCTTTCCACCGCAAGCGTTCTATGCTTTGCCGGTACCAATTCAAACATCGTCTGCGATGCAAAAAAAATGGACGCATTCGCTTACGAAGACTGCATCGCCGAACAAAGAGGCGCCAAGCTCGATAAGACGGACTTTTCCGAAAGGACAGCCCCTCCAGCCGAACTCATTTCAGAAAATTACGTTGAGCCACTCTCGTACGACCCGTTCCAGCGAGACGCCTATTTAACATCTTCGTTCGGTGAAAACCGTGGCACGCGCTACCACGCCGGCATCGACTACTCCACGCAAATGGAAGAAGGCTGGGCAATTTTCGCCCCCGAAAACGGATTCATCAAAGAAATCAGAGTATCGCCATTCGGTTACGGGAAAGTGATGTTCTTCGAAGGTGAAAGCGGAAAGACCTGGGTGTTCGCTCATCAAAGCAGTTTTACCCCGGATGTCGAAAACCTCGTGCGCCAAAAACAATACGCCACCAAAAGCAACGATGTTTCCATCAAGCCCAACACCAGATTCCGCAAAGGCGATACGCTTACATTTTCGGGAAGCACAGGCATCGGCAACCCGCACCTACATCTCGAAGTGCGATTGAATAAAGACGATATCACATCACCTTGTCAACTGGGAGTCAAGTGCCTCGATACGATTGCACCGCAAATTTTTGGAGTTGCCGTATGGCAAGGCAATGAACTCGCCCTCACGACTGACGAAGCCCTCCGCAGCGGCTGCGTCGAAACGCCTGTCAAGAACGAATTTAACTTGTCCATGGCTATCAAAATTGCAGACTACAGCCGCGAGCCCAAAGAAAATCCAATGGCCATCCGCAGACTGGAATTGTGGCGCTACGACGACAAGATTTATAGCAAAATCGTGGATACTCTCAGCTACAAAAAAATGCTCGACATTCGCAACGAACTCCTTTGGGCTGAAGAAGCAGATACCGCAGGCGACTGGCACTACATCGATGCAAAGCTTGGCCCTATATCCACCTACAGACTAGAAGTCGAAGACTTTAGCGGGCACGTCATCAGGCGCGAATTCAACTTCCATCAATCCTGCAAGAATAACGGCAAGTTCGTCCTTACCAAGAACCAGAACACGCCACTTTACACGTTCTTGAGCAAGAGCATGCTGGACATTTTCCGTTGTGAATCCGGATATCAATTTGCCGCATTGAACAAAGACGAACAAATTATCCATAAAGATCTTTGCAAAATTTTTGACCATAGTAAACTCCTCCCGATTGGAAAAATTGTCGAAAGATTCCCCGAAACTAGATACATTCGATACACCGCAGATGCAGCCTCGACTGGCACAGGGCATGGAGCAAACGAGCTTATCGCCGTTTATCCTTACGGGAAATACAAGACCAGCATCAACTGGTACACGAAAGTCGGCAATGCGAAAATTTCACAAAAGATTTCGGGCATTCCAGTCGTAGGTGACACATCGCAACGAGTGCTCGCCGTAACGCGCAACCAAACCGACAGCTTGGACTTTTTTGAATTCCATCCGAAGGGATTACAGTTCTACGGCAAGTGGAATGTCTGCATCGAAAACGAAAATAATCAAGCACCGCTCTACTGGCTCGGCGAAACAACCCGCAGATGGTTCTACTTCGAAAAGCAAAGTGGTTCCAAGAATCGTTGCGTTACAACAAACGAACTTAGAGATCTCGCCAACATTTCTGACGAAAACGGCATTTCAATCGGATTCCCCTATTGGGCCGAAACGCTCGTCGGTGGCACGTACCAGGCAGCGCTCAAAATTCCTCTTTATTCTAGATACGCAGGCATTCCTGACGGAAACGCAATAACCGTCAAGACCAGCAACAAGTGGATTGCAGCAGAATACGATTCCGAACCACGTGAAATCATCATTCTTGGAGAAGATCTGCCCGAAGCGGGAGCTTCCATTACAATTCAGGTTACCGACGAACAAAAACGGAAAACGACAAAAGAATTTGACATCCCTGGAATTTAATGGTTTTATTGAACGCAATTTTGTAAATTCAATACAAACTTATTTCCAAGGAGACTTCATGCATTTTCTAAAATTAAAGCCGATTGCGGTAACCATCGCAGCAATGGGATTTGTCGCCTGTGGCGACAGTACTGACGCAAAAATCGAGAGTTGCGAAGTAACATCTCAAAAACCGCTCACACTCGAAACAGTCCAGCAAGGAGTTTCGGTTAAAATCATAATCGATTTAAAAGATGGCAAATTGCTCCAAACGTTTATCGCTGGTCAAGACTTTTCTGAACAAAGTTGCAGAGAGTTTAACGAAGACGACGATTACGAAAACGTTTACTGCATGGGCAACAAGCTCGTCACCACTAGCAAACAATCCTATTCTGAAACCGATTTCAACAGGCTTGAGCAACAGTACATCAACGAGTGCAACGACGCAAATTAGCGAACACTTTATAATTTATAATTCGCTATAGTGGACTAGCTTTCGCCTGTTGTTCAGCGCCACGCGTATTGTATCGCGAACAACATCTCGCAGTCGAGGAAAATCCACCGGATGGACAGCAATACGCGGGGTGCCAAACGGAAATTTCAATATTCCCTCTGCATAAACAAAAGCCGCTTTTTCTGTGGCCTTGGGTATACCCGCAAAACTTGCTACAGGCGACGCATAACGCACACCGTCAACAGTAGTCAACGAGAAGCGATCTTCGTACAACATTTTTTCTGCACGGACTTGCCCCGGCAAGAACTTGTTGCTAAACCAAGTCGGTGGAACAAACGCAACAGGAGCTTCAGCATTTCCGTTTTCATCGGCAAAAAGTTTTTTCCACGCACCAAGAGCTGCCTGCAAAAGGCGGCTCGATTCATATTCGCAAAGCCCAGCAAATTCTGCTTCGCCCGAAGTCAGGTTCATGCCAATGAGCCCCGCATAGCTACGCCCCTGGCTGAATTCGGCTTTATGCTTAAAGCCATGCAGCGCAAGCTCAAAGCCATCGGACTTTAATTTTTGGAGAACGCTGCGAAATTCCGCGATAGCTTCGTCCGACGCATTTTCTGTATCAGGAATAACCAACACACTAAAAGGCGCCCCCACCAATTCCTTGAGTTCTTCGAGAATCGGAAGCGACGTGCGGAAATTCCACACCGAAAAATCATGAAAACAAAGGAGAAAACGCTTGCACATGAAAAAAATTATAGAAAAAAGAAGTAGACAGTAGGCGGTAGACAGTAGGCAGTAAATAGCGAAAAAAGAGCCTCAAAATTGCAAAAACACTTCCTACTTCCTACTTCCTACGTCCTACTAAAAGCTACATTTACTTTACTATGTTCGAATCTATCATTCTCGGCCTGTTGCAGGGCCTCGCCGAATTTCTCCCCATCTCCAGCTCTGGCCATTTAGTGCTCGGGCACGAACTTTTAGGCATGAACGAAGCAGGCATGTTCTTCGACATCATGCTCCACGCAGGTACACTGCTCTCGATCTTTGTGGTGTTCCACAAGAAGATTACGGACATCATCGTCGGTTGCCTCCGCCGTGACCGCGACCAGCTCCGCGAAGCAGGCTACATCATTCTCGCCAGCATCCCGACAGCGCTCATCGGCCTCGGCTTCAAGGACGCTCTCGAAAGCCTGTTCGAAAATCCGCGCGCCGTCTGCGTTGCAGAACTTTTCACCGGCCTTTTGCTTTTCACATCGCAGTGGGGCCCAACCGGCGCCAAGCACCCGAATAACGAAGGCGTCAAGATGAACTGGTGGCGCGCCCTCGTGACCGGCACCGTGCAAGGCATCGCCTGCATCCCGGGCATCAGCCGTAGCGGTTCGACCATCAGCGCCATGATGTTCATGGGCGTGAACCGCAAGTACGCCGGCGAATTCAGCTTCCTCATGAGTATCCCCGCCGTCGGCGGTGCAGCACTCCTCGATTGCATCAAGTGGATTAAATGCCAAAGCATGACTCCGGAAAAAGCGCTCCTCAATCCGGAAAAGGCATTGAAATGCGTCGATGCAGGCGGATTCACCCCAGAACTCTTGGTTGGCATGATTGTCGCGTTTATCTTCGGAATCATCGCCCTCAAGTGGCTCATGAACTTTGTACAAAAGGGCAAGTTCCAGCACTTCGCCTGGTACGTCTGGGCTGTGGGTATTTTGGGATTAATTTTCCTGAAATAGACTTTATATGCAAAGCGCCCGTTCACAGAATCGTGAACGGGTTCTTTTTTATAGCTCCAGCCATCTCAGCGTCGGCGGAAAGTTGCTGCATAGCAGTTCGTTTTTTCACAAGTTCCTTAGCCTCATTGATTTCACCAACCAGCTGCTCAGTAGTGGGCAGATACAAGTTATATTCAGTAGCAAGGATAGTCTTGTTGCCTTCGGGCAAAGTCATTTTCACTGCAGAATCGTTTTTGCCCGCGCACAGAAGAATGCCGATAGTCGGATTTTCATCGGGAAGCTTTTCGATACGGTCATGATAATTCACATACATCTGGAGTTGGCCGATATCCTGGTGCGTGATTTTTCCCGTCTTGTTTTCAAACCCAAGTAGAACCATCGGATCCTTGATGACCTCTTGCGGAGTTTCAGGAATGCGTTCCTTGCGAGCAACAGCCAGCACAGATTCCTTGTCATTACTGAGCAAAAGACGTTCGTATAACTGACTGTTGATTTGACGTTCGAGTTCGCGACCGTTCCAGGAATTGTTCACGGCTTCAAGCTCGTAATATTCGCGCTTGTCGGGGTCGGAAATTGCAATAAGCATCTTATATTGAGACCAGTTCAATTGCGTCCGCACTGCGGACGCAATTGGGTACAATAGGAAAAATTGACGAGCGCGTTCAATTTGCCGAATACCAAACCCGCTCCCATACTCTGCATCCAGCTTTTCTGCAAGCGATTTAACGATATATGCCCCGTAATCGGCACGCTTCTTGCCATGCTGTTCTTCTTCAAAAATCCGCTTGCCAAGTTTCCAGTACATCTGGACACGGCAGAAATCAACGCTCCTGACCGCGTTTTCCCGCGCTGTCTCGATGATTTGCTTGGCATCTTGAACCAGTTTCACTGAGATAACTTCTTTTGACTTCATTACAGCCTCCTTTTGCCGCATATTGCGGACGGTTGATGTTAGAGGCGTCCCCTTTACCCCGAAATCCCGGAATAAAAAAAGACGCATTTTTCCATTAGACGAAAAAACACGTCGGGCATCAATGTACCTAATATCAAAAATGTTGGCTAGGGGTGTAAGAAAATTTCACACGACTAAGAGTCCTTAATCAACTCCGCGAGTTCATTTTGCGCATCGGGATTGTTTGCATAGTTCCGCATGACGGATTTCATGTCGAGAAGGATGCAGTGGATTTTGTGGTAATTTTGGCCACGATCTTTCCAATCGCCGTAGATATAGCCGACGCGCTTCATTGCATAAACGTCATTGCGAGGTAGCACCGCGACCGCGGCAATCTCATCCCATTTTCCAGCATCCGCACAATACGGCATAATGAATGCGTTGTAGATAGATTTTGGCAGAGCGTCATTCTGAGAATGCGTAGCATTCGAAGAATCCAGGCCCAATATTTCATTCCAATGTGTTTCCACAT
This region of Fibrobacter succinogenes genomic DNA includes:
- a CDS encoding polysaccharide deacetylase family protein; its protein translation is MCKRFLLCFHDFSVWNFRTSLPILEELKELVGAPFSVLVIPDTENASDEAIAEFRSVLQKLKSDGFELALHGFKHKAEFSQGRSYAGLIGMNLTSGEAEFAGLCEYESSRLLQAALGAWKKLFADENGNAEAPVAFVPPTWFSNKFLPGQVRAEKMLYEDRFSLTTVDGVRYASPVASFAGIPKATEKAAFVYAEGILKFPFGTPRIAVHPVDFPRLRDVVRDTIRVALNNRRKLVHYSEL
- a CDS encoding peptidylprolyl isomerase, with translation MAFNQLDKPQAGETIAIMKTNLGTMKLRLFEEIVGECATNFIELAKQGKYDGAPFHRIIKDFMIQGGDFTRKNGTGGHAAQGPGSTIGDKYDSRLTHVRGALSWAKTAMPHSIGSQFFIVHGNNVHFLDHDQCGPGPADGYSVFGQLYEGFEVLDEIAGVQTDRMDRPYEDVIIESVTIEKA
- a CDS encoding M23 family metallopeptidase, translated to MARLTKITSVLLSTASVLCFAGTNSNIVCDAKKMDAFAYEDCIAEQRGAKLDKTDFSERTAPPAELISENYVEPLSYDPFQRDAYLTSSFGENRGTRYHAGIDYSTQMEEGWAIFAPENGFIKEIRVSPFGYGKVMFFEGESGKTWVFAHQSSFTPDVENLVRQKQYATKSNDVSIKPNTRFRKGDTLTFSGSTGIGNPHLHLEVRLNKDDITSPCQLGVKCLDTIAPQIFGVAVWQGNELALTTDEALRSGCVETPVKNEFNLSMAIKIADYSREPKENPMAIRRLELWRYDDKIYSKIVDTLSYKKMLDIRNELLWAEEADTAGDWHYIDAKLGPISTYRLEVEDFSGHVIRREFNFHQSCKNNGKFVLTKNQNTPLYTFLSKSMLDIFRCESGYQFAALNKDEQIIHKDLCKIFDHSKLLPIGKIVERFPETRYIRYTADAASTGTGHGANELIAVYPYGKYKTSINWYTKVGNAKISQKISGIPVVGDTSQRVLAVTRNQTDSLDFFEFHPKGLQFYGKWNVCIENENNQAPLYWLGETTRRWFYFEKQSGSKNRCVTTNELRDLANISDENGISIGFPYWAETLVGGTYQAALKIPLYSRYAGIPDGNAITVKTSNKWIAAEYDSEPREIIILGEDLPEAGASITIQVTDEQKRKTTKEFDIPGI
- a CDS encoding PDDEXK nuclease domain-containing protein, with the protein product MKSKEVISVKLVQDAKQIIETARENAVRSVDFCRVQMYWKLGKRIFEEEQHGKKRADYGAYIVKSLAEKLDAEYGSGFGIRQIERARQFFLLYPIASAVRTQLNWSQYKMLIAISDPDKREYYELEAVNNSWNGRELERQINSQLYERLLLSNDKESVLAVARKERIPETPQEVIKDPMVLLGFENKTGKITHQDIGQLQMYVNYHDRIEKLPDENPTIGILLCAGKNDSAVKMTLPEGNKTILATEYNLYLPTTEQLVGEINEAKELVKKRTAMQQLSADAEMAGAIKKNPFTIL
- a CDS encoding undecaprenyl-diphosphate phosphatase; this encodes MFESIILGLLQGLAEFLPISSSGHLVLGHELLGMNEAGMFFDIMLHAGTLLSIFVVFHKKITDIIVGCLRRDRDQLREAGYIILASIPTALIGLGFKDALESLFENPRAVCVAELFTGLLLFTSQWGPTGAKHPNNEGVKMNWWRALVTGTVQGIACIPGISRSGSTISAMMFMGVNRKYAGEFSFLMSIPAVGGAALLDCIKWIKCQSMTPEKALLNPEKALKCVDAGGFTPELLVGMIVAFIFGIIALKWLMNFVQKGKFQHFAWYVWAVGILGLIFLK